Proteins from one Sandaracinaceae bacterium genomic window:
- a CDS encoding acyl carrier protein, translating to MTRDEIFSEIVEILSDTFELEKAQIKPESTLYEDLDLDSIDAVDIFVQLRDMTGRRPDPETAKQIRTVDELITFVENEIAAAARGEAEPDVTLPGGGGSNS from the coding sequence ATGACGCGTGACGAAATTTTCTCGGAGATCGTGGAGATCCTCTCCGACACCTTCGAGCTCGAGAAGGCCCAGATCAAGCCCGAGTCCACGCTGTACGAGGACCTCGACCTCGACAGCATCGACGCCGTGGACATCTTCGTGCAGCTGCGCGACATGACCGGGCGCCGGCCGGACCCCGAGACGGCCAAGCAGATTCGCACCGTGGACGAGCTGATCACGTTCGTGGAGAACGAGATCGCGGCAGCGGCGCGCGGCGAGGCCGAGCCCGACGTGACGCTGCCCGGCGGCGGCGGCAGCAACAGCTGA
- a CDS encoding hydroxymethylglutaryl-CoA synthase family protein yields the protein MSTSSVGISALGVHFPSAALPLAELGALRGVDPNKYLSGLGCHEMALCPAGTDVVTLAVTAARRALDSWQGSLSDIGMIVVGTETAKDMSRPLSAWVAEELGLTGAVRSYEVKHACYGGTLALRQAVEWRRSGAARGKSALVIAADVALYAPEDGGEPTQGAGAVAMIVGTPDIAEVELHSFPYSQPAFDFWRPVGQAFPSVEGQLSLDCYKTAAESCFADYVAFQQSEGGAAGESPRAILNALHAVCFHVPFPKMVKKAVAAVGERLGLGEGETSAFFEDKVAPTMRVNARVGNCYTASLWVSVASTLAGLPKGTRIGAFSYGSGFGAELLTLSAGPAAKAGAWMPTAERDLNERQMLTAGEYAALRAGHAKH from the coding sequence ATGAGCACGTCATCCGTTGGAATCTCCGCCCTGGGCGTCCACTTCCCCTCCGCCGCCTTGCCCCTCGCCGAGCTGGGCGCGCTGCGCGGCGTGGACCCCAACAAGTACCTGTCCGGCCTGGGCTGCCACGAGATGGCGCTGTGCCCCGCGGGCACCGACGTGGTGACGCTGGCGGTCACCGCCGCGCGCCGCGCGCTCGACAGCTGGCAGGGCTCGCTGAGCGACATCGGCATGATCGTGGTGGGCACCGAGACGGCCAAGGACATGAGCCGCCCGCTGTCTGCTTGGGTGGCCGAAGAGCTGGGCCTCACGGGCGCCGTGCGCTCCTACGAAGTGAAGCACGCCTGCTACGGCGGCACGCTCGCGCTGCGCCAGGCCGTGGAGTGGCGGCGTTCCGGAGCCGCGCGCGGCAAGTCGGCGTTGGTCATCGCGGCCGACGTGGCGCTCTACGCGCCGGAAGACGGCGGCGAGCCCACGCAGGGCGCCGGCGCCGTGGCCATGATCGTGGGCACGCCGGACATCGCCGAGGTGGAGCTGCACAGCTTCCCGTACAGCCAGCCCGCCTTCGACTTCTGGCGCCCCGTGGGCCAGGCCTTCCCGAGCGTGGAGGGCCAGCTCTCGCTCGACTGCTACAAGACCGCCGCCGAGAGCTGCTTCGCGGACTACGTGGCCTTCCAACAGAGCGAGGGCGGGGCCGCCGGCGAGAGCCCACGCGCCATCCTGAACGCGCTGCACGCGGTGTGCTTCCACGTGCCCTTCCCCAAGATGGTGAAGAAGGCCGTGGCCGCCGTGGGCGAGCGCTTGGGCTTGGGCGAGGGCGAGACGTCTGCGTTCTTCGAAGACAAGGTGGCGCCCACCATGCGCGTGAACGCCCGCGTGGGGAACTGCTACACGGCCAGCCTGTGGGTCTCGGTGGCCAGCACGCTCGCCGGGCTGCCCAAGGGCACGCGCATCGGCGCGTTCTCGTATGGCAGCGGCTTCGGCGCCGAGCTGTTGACCCTGAGCGCTGGGCCGGCTGCGAAGGCGGGGGCGTGGATGCCGACGGCCGAGCGCGACCTGAACGAGCGGCAGATGCTGACGGCGGGCGAGTATGCGGCGCTGCGGGCGGGGCACGCGAAGCACTGA
- a CDS encoding methyltransferase domain-containing protein, translated as MDVWSPAQYRRFAAERRQPFDALVALCEPCRSGLAYDLGCGPGELTRELPRRLGVARVVGVDSSDAMLQSAAEHADESVSFQQGDLATFVSPTPVDVMFSNAALHWAPDHAAVLAHWRAQLAPGGQLAVQLPCNGDHPAYQAIAITVGEQRALFPGPLPSVASAENVETVERYVEILHGLGASQLNVHLRVFPHALAGPLEVIEWVRGTALHPIRVALNDEAAYGAFLASYEARLRRILGPPDMPYLFTFKRIFLWARFDTPAAAR; from the coding sequence ATGGACGTCTGGTCCCCGGCCCAGTACCGCCGCTTCGCCGCCGAGCGACGCCAACCCTTCGACGCGCTGGTGGCGCTGTGCGAGCCCTGCCGCTCTGGCCTCGCGTACGACTTGGGGTGCGGCCCGGGAGAGCTCACGCGCGAGCTGCCGCGGCGCCTCGGTGTGGCGCGCGTGGTGGGCGTGGACTCGAGTGACGCCATGTTGCAGAGCGCCGCCGAGCACGCCGACGAGAGCGTGAGCTTTCAGCAAGGCGACCTCGCCACCTTCGTGAGCCCCACGCCCGTGGACGTCATGTTCTCGAACGCGGCGCTGCACTGGGCGCCCGACCACGCGGCCGTGCTGGCCCACTGGCGCGCGCAGCTGGCCCCAGGCGGACAGCTGGCGGTGCAGCTGCCGTGCAACGGCGACCACCCGGCCTACCAGGCCATCGCCATCACGGTGGGCGAGCAGCGCGCGCTGTTCCCGGGGCCGCTGCCCAGCGTGGCCTCCGCCGAGAACGTGGAGACGGTGGAGCGCTACGTGGAGATCCTGCACGGCCTCGGCGCCAGCCAGCTGAACGTGCACCTGCGCGTGTTCCCGCACGCGCTCGCGGGGCCGCTCGAGGTCATCGAGTGGGTGCGCGGCACGGCGCTGCATCCCATCCGCGTTGCGCTGAATGACGAGGCAGCGTACGGCGCGTTCCTGGCATCCTACGAGGCGCGCCTGCGGCGCATCCTGGGACCCCCCGACATGCCTTACCTCTTCACGTTCAAGCGCATCTTCCTGTGGGCGCGCTTCGACACCCCCGCGGCCGCGCGATGA
- a CDS encoding PaaI family thioesterase gives MDTNTHLAIDATWVGRPLSLSEGQAQATLTTHAGMAADARGLVHGGFVFGLADYAAMLAVNDPFVVLGSSEARFLKPVVVGDVVVASAVRESTAGKKHIVKVTCTRADEPVFEGTFTCFVLPGHVLGDKS, from the coding sequence GTGGACACCAACACACACCTCGCCATCGACGCCACGTGGGTGGGGCGGCCGCTCTCGCTGAGCGAGGGGCAGGCGCAGGCCACGCTCACCACGCACGCGGGCATGGCGGCCGACGCGCGCGGGCTGGTGCACGGCGGCTTCGTGTTTGGCCTGGCGGACTACGCGGCCATGCTGGCCGTGAACGACCCGTTCGTGGTGCTGGGATCTTCGGAAGCGCGCTTCTTGAAGCCCGTGGTGGTGGGTGACGTGGTGGTGGCCAGCGCGGTGCGCGAGTCCACGGCCGGCAAGAAACACATCGTGAAGGTGACGTGCACGCGCGCGGACGAGCCCGTGTTCGAGGGCACCTTCACCTGCTTCGTGCTCCCAGGGCACGTACTAGGAGACAAGTCATGA